The proteins below come from a single Pieris brassicae chromosome 1, ilPieBrab1.1, whole genome shotgun sequence genomic window:
- the LOC123720468 gene encoding DNA repair protein XRCC1 isoform X1 — MPRVKIDYVVSFSNEDPGNPASNLLIPDITKRKWLCRKGEATCSVVLQLTQAVQIQSVQIGAHHTALVEVLVGLSEKPNDPFEVLVPSCVFVSASESRRGSGVDRVRTFSGEQLSATRLRPWDRLRVVCSQPYNKHCQYGLSFIHVFSPEEVSKAVGGRGPAFTLPLETTSDDEDTFRPGELFARHRLPTSAAALATDAKIRQASSNVLKNISDPSTSLSKVPIGQTTSGRDCRGASAAGGQNSSLSHKNDEEKNQKRKRESCDKREDRESKKTAPNKLTVDRKLSPNRAVAHSATTDEEFCAGDILRGVVFTLSGYQNPRRGLLRDAALSLGARYQPDYTPRCTHLVCAFSNTPKLRAVRASGVACVAVRGEWIEDCARSRRRMPWRPYATEPRPPDVADPEESSGSDTEDEIERVLRANGDGDDDGDVTRLDSPPRGRRSRLSPDKLLSDCLEGWTCGVCDGLSESRRALLERYLRASGAHVEPEGRASYVLCQGGHAPERHGAADPLRPAWLWAARRLRAAPDPVRYSLGPDPSSE, encoded by the exons ATGCCTAGAGTGAAAATTGATTATGTTGTTAGTTTTAGCAATGAAGACCCT GGTAACCCAGCAAGTAATCTGCTAATACCAGACATCACCAAAAGGAAATGGCTCTGCCGAAAGGGAGAAGCAACCTGCTCAGTTGTTCTTCAACTGACCCAAGCTGTTCAG atcCAATCAGTGCAGATTGGAGCTCACCATACAGCATTAGTTGAAGTATTGGTTGGACTTTCAGAGAAACCTAATGATCCATTTGAg GTCCTAGTCCCAAGCTGTGTGTTCGTCTCGGCCAGTGAGTCCCGCCGAGGATCAGGCGTGGATCGTGTCAGGACATTCTCTGGCGAACAACTGAGCGCCACGCGACTACGGCCCTGGGACAGACTGCGGGTGGTGTGTTCACAGCCATACAACAAGCACTGCCAG TATGGCCTTTCCTTTATACACGTGTTCTCCCCCGAGGAAGTCTCTAAGGCCGTCGGGGGCAGAGGGCCTGCCTTTACTCTGCCTCTGGAGACCACCTCCGACGACGAAGACACGTTCCGGCCCGGAGAACTGTTCGCGCGGCATCGCCTTCCCACCTCGGCCGCCGCCCTCGCCACCG ATGCCAAAATAAGACAAGCGTCGTCCAACGTGCTCAAAAACATCTCCGACCCGTCGACCAGTTTGAGCAAAGTCCCGATCGGTCAAACGACTTCAGGGCGAGATTGCAGAGGCGCGTCCGCGGCTGGCGGTCAAAACTCTAGTCTCTCTCACAAAAATGACGAAGAAAAGAATCAGAAGAGGAAGAGAGAGTCGTGCGATAAAAGAGAAGACAGAGAGAGCAAAAAGACTGCTCcaaataaattaacagtcGATAGGAAGCTTTCTCCCAATCGCGCCGTGGCTCATAGTG CCACAACGGACGAAGAGTTCTGCGCCGGCGACATCCTGCGGGGCGTGGTGTTCACTCTGAGCGGCTACCAGAATCCCCGGAGGGGTCTCCTGAGGGACGCGGCTCTGAGCCTGGGAGCGCGGTATCAGCCCGACTACACGCCGCGCTGCACGCACCTCGT ATGCGCGTTCTCCAACACGCCGAAGCTCCGAGCGGTGCGAGCGAGCGGCGTGGCGTGCGTGGCCGTGCGCGGAGAGTGGATCGAGGACTGCGCCCGCTCTCGCCGCCGGATGCCTTGGCGGCCTTACGCGACGGAGCCTCGGCCGCCGGACGTCGCCGACCCCGAGGAGAGCTCCG GGTCCGACACGGAAGACGAGATCGAGCGCGTGCTCCGAGCGAACGGCGACGGCGACGACGACGGTGACGTCACCCGCCTCGACTCACCGCCGCGCGGACGACGCTCGCGGCTCTCGCCCGACAAG CTGCTGAGCGACTGCTTGGAAGGATGGACGTGCGGCGTTTGCGACGGCCTTTCCGAGTCGCGCCGGGCCCTGCTGGAGCGGTACCTGCGGGCGTCGGGAGCGCACGTGGAGCCGGAGGGGCGGGCGTCCTACGTGCTGTGCCAAGGCGGACACGCGCCGGAGCGGCACGGGGCTGCCGATCCCCTTCGGCCCGCCTGGCTCTGGGCCGCGCGTCGCCTGCGGGCGGCCCCCGACCCGGTTCGGTACTCGCTCGGTCCCGATCCGTCGTCCGAGTGA
- the LOC123720468 gene encoding DNA repair protein XRCC1 isoform X2 produces the protein MPRVKIDYVVSFSNEDPGNPASNLLIPDITKRKWLCRKGEATCSVVLQLTQAVQIQSVQIGAHHTALVEVLVGLSEKPNDPFEVLVPSCVFVSASESRRGSGVDRVRTFSGEQLSATRLRPWDRLRVVCSQPYNKHCQYGLSFIHVFSPEEVSKAVGGRGPAFTLPLETTSDDEDTFRPGELFARHRLPTSAAALATATTDEEFCAGDILRGVVFTLSGYQNPRRGLLRDAALSLGARYQPDYTPRCTHLVCAFSNTPKLRAVRASGVACVAVRGEWIEDCARSRRRMPWRPYATEPRPPDVADPEESSGSDTEDEIERVLRANGDGDDDGDVTRLDSPPRGRRSRLSPDKLLSDCLEGWTCGVCDGLSESRRALLERYLRASGAHVEPEGRASYVLCQGGHAPERHGAADPLRPAWLWAARRLRAAPDPVRYSLGPDPSSE, from the exons ATGCCTAGAGTGAAAATTGATTATGTTGTTAGTTTTAGCAATGAAGACCCT GGTAACCCAGCAAGTAATCTGCTAATACCAGACATCACCAAAAGGAAATGGCTCTGCCGAAAGGGAGAAGCAACCTGCTCAGTTGTTCTTCAACTGACCCAAGCTGTTCAG atcCAATCAGTGCAGATTGGAGCTCACCATACAGCATTAGTTGAAGTATTGGTTGGACTTTCAGAGAAACCTAATGATCCATTTGAg GTCCTAGTCCCAAGCTGTGTGTTCGTCTCGGCCAGTGAGTCCCGCCGAGGATCAGGCGTGGATCGTGTCAGGACATTCTCTGGCGAACAACTGAGCGCCACGCGACTACGGCCCTGGGACAGACTGCGGGTGGTGTGTTCACAGCCATACAACAAGCACTGCCAG TATGGCCTTTCCTTTATACACGTGTTCTCCCCCGAGGAAGTCTCTAAGGCCGTCGGGGGCAGAGGGCCTGCCTTTACTCTGCCTCTGGAGACCACCTCCGACGACGAAGACACGTTCCGGCCCGGAGAACTGTTCGCGCGGCATCGCCTTCCCACCTCGGCCGCCGCCCTCGCCACCG CCACAACGGACGAAGAGTTCTGCGCCGGCGACATCCTGCGGGGCGTGGTGTTCACTCTGAGCGGCTACCAGAATCCCCGGAGGGGTCTCCTGAGGGACGCGGCTCTGAGCCTGGGAGCGCGGTATCAGCCCGACTACACGCCGCGCTGCACGCACCTCGT ATGCGCGTTCTCCAACACGCCGAAGCTCCGAGCGGTGCGAGCGAGCGGCGTGGCGTGCGTGGCCGTGCGCGGAGAGTGGATCGAGGACTGCGCCCGCTCTCGCCGCCGGATGCCTTGGCGGCCTTACGCGACGGAGCCTCGGCCGCCGGACGTCGCCGACCCCGAGGAGAGCTCCG GGTCCGACACGGAAGACGAGATCGAGCGCGTGCTCCGAGCGAACGGCGACGGCGACGACGACGGTGACGTCACCCGCCTCGACTCACCGCCGCGCGGACGACGCTCGCGGCTCTCGCCCGACAAG CTGCTGAGCGACTGCTTGGAAGGATGGACGTGCGGCGTTTGCGACGGCCTTTCCGAGTCGCGCCGGGCCCTGCTGGAGCGGTACCTGCGGGCGTCGGGAGCGCACGTGGAGCCGGAGGGGCGGGCGTCCTACGTGCTGTGCCAAGGCGGACACGCGCCGGAGCGGCACGGGGCTGCCGATCCCCTTCGGCCCGCCTGGCTCTGGGCCGCGCGTCGCCTGCGGGCGGCCCCCGACCCGGTTCGGTACTCGCTCGGTCCCGATCCGTCGTCCGAGTGA